The Manihot esculenta cultivar AM560-2 chromosome 8, M.esculenta_v8, whole genome shotgun sequence genomic interval GATATTGTCAACTTCTTGACATGTCTTTAGAGCAGACTATTTGATATTGATACCTTACAATCAAGACCGAGAAGTTTATGTTTATAGGTCCTAACTGCTAAGGATATTTCTCATTCAGAGTTGTACACATTCCCTAAGAAATTTGTAGGAGATATTGAAACATGTATTCTGGTCTTTCATGGTTTCAATATCATTGCTTTTAATGTTTGTGCCTGCAATATATTCTGTTGCTGCATTCTAAGAAAAATTTTTAGTGACTGGTCAACTTATCTATGTTTGAAGGAAACTGTTGTTTTTATCCTAAATTTTTATCCTACTTATGGTCGTTTCTGTTTGTTCCTGTGTGATGAAGGCTAAAGCAGCGGCTAATGACTTGAGTGTTTCTATATCCAACTCAACTGAGGATACAGAGAGGCCGGAGAGAGCAGCTGGTCTTGGTGCTGGACGCTCATGGGTGGATCCTTCTGTTAAAATGCAAGTATGTGAAGGTTTCCCTTCTTTTGCCTGGTTGGATCGTTATGCTGTTATGTGTATTTGTCTTTGGCTCATGGTATAGTTTATTTTCAGAACTTTCAACGGTCTCATCGAGAAACTCCAACTGAAGCTGTTCAGCAGAAAATTGGCACAATATACGGAGATCTTGAATATAGTTCTGATATGTCAAGGAACTCGGATGTGGGAATTGGAAGAACTAGTGGAAGAATTGCTGAGCAAGGATCTGAAAAACCTTGGTATGGAGCTGGCAACAGTGTCACAGAAACAATACCTGGGCAAAGAAATGGTTTCAGCATGAAGCATGGATTTCCAAATTTCTCAACATCCAAGTCTGCTAATGTTGATTTTCTGCAACCTACGCAAGGCATTGCAAGTAAAAGCAGTAATGCGATGTCTGCTAGCTGGAAAAACTCAGAGGAAGAAGAGTTTATGTGGGATATGCACTCTAGATTATCAGATCCCAATGCAGTGAATCCTTCTAATAACTCCAGGAAAGATCGTTGGACTCCTGATGATTCAGAGAAATTGGTAAGACTGGAAGATTTAATAACCAAGCTTCTTAAACTAACTCCTGATCCTTCAGATTTATTGACATTTTCATTATAACAAAGTAATCTATTCGttgaataaaaatttagagaGCTTGCACTGTTACACTGGAGGTGGAAAATAgaattgaattttttctttgaatgttGCTCGAAGAAATTCTTAATTGAGATCTGGCTGCAGTGTCCATAAGGCATCCCAACAGTTTGTGAACTGTTGCTGATGCAATGATTGATGTTTCTTATCCTACTTCATCCATGTGCAGGAGTTTGACGATCAACTCAGGAAGCCACAAAGTGCACATGAGATTTTGTCAAAGTTTGATAGAGAAACTTCTGCTGATTCTCTATCCACTGAACAAAAAGAACAAGTTCCCTTTGGGCATCATTTGTCTTCACCGTGGCGACTTAAGGAGTCGCATCCAACTGATGGGCCAATAATTTCTGGGAGTTCTACTGTGAATACAGGTCAGACAGAGGGCTACTCTGCCACTCTTGGAAGGTTGCCTATGAAAGCAAGTTCTTCTGTGCCTAGAATGCCCATTCGACCACATATTGTTGGAGTCTCTGGCTCTGGGTTATCCGCGAAGACTTCATTAGGGTCAGGTCAACAAAGGTTTCAGACTTTGGGAGCAGCATCGCTGTCTGGACAGTCACCAATGCTCCAACGTCCACCCTCACCTTCATTTCCAGCACATTATCCACATCTGCAATTGCAGAATTCCATAGAGCAAGACCTGTCTCATCCTGATTATAAGGCGCATCAATTGTCAGGGAATTTGCTGCCTTCAAATGTTAAGCTCAGTAACTTGCAGAAACTGCAGGCCGAAGACTTGCCAACATCATCTCCTTCACTAACTTCTCAAAGAAGCCGCCAGTATTCTATTTCGCAGCCAAGACAAGTGGGCTCCAAACAGCCTGAATCCTCTGGTCAGGTTCAAAGGACACACCTAAATCTAGTTTCCAAAGTTGGCACTCCATCAACTTCTGGAAGTTCTACACCAGATCATTCAACTCCACTTAGTGCAGAAACTTCTGGCCAATCAAGTACAAGTAGTTTGTTAGCTGCCGTTATGAATAGTGGAATCCTCTCTAATATATCCACTGTTGGCCTTGctaataaaaattttcaggATGTTGGGAAAAACCCAACAGAGTCGAGCATTAAGCCTCCTCTTCCAAGTGGGCCTCTTCCACAGATTACATCTTCTGGGACAAGGGTTGCGTCAGCATCAGCTCCTCTGTCACATGACGTCACATCAGTTACCTCAAATGTTTCTGAGAGGAAAGAAGAGCAACCACCATTGCCTCCCGGTCCTCCACCTTCATCTTTGCAAACTTCAAGTGCAGCAAATAAGGTAGTTAATCCAATATCAAATCTTTTAAGCTCATTAGTTGCCAAGGGATTGATATCTGCATCAAAGTCGGAGACATCATCTCCCTCACCGTCTCAGATGCCTACTCAATCAGACACACAGAACCTTGCTAACTCTAGCAACACTTCAACTTCTTCTCTTCCAGTTTCTTCTGCTGTTCCTGATGCATCCACTACAGATGAAGTTTTGTTGTCCAAACCTGATGCTGAAAAGCCTGTTATGTTGTCTCAACCTACTTCAGCAGAGATAAAAGGTCTCATAGGATTGGAGTTTAAGTCAGATGTAATTCGAGAATTACATCCGCCTGTTATAAGTTCACTATTTGATGATCTTCCACACCGGTGCAGCATATGTGGTCTTAGACTTAAGCTTAAAGAAAGGCTTGATAGGCACTTGGAGTGGCATACTTTGAGGAAGCCAGAACCAGATGATATGAATAAGGTTACTAGGAGATGGTATGCAGGGTCAGGGGACTGGGTTACTGGAAAGGCAGAGCTTCCATTTGGAATTGAGGCTTCCGTTTTCACAGATGAGTTAGCAGGGACAATGGATGAGGATGTACCAATGGTTTCTGCAGACGAGGATCAATGTGTATGCGTTTTGTGTGGTGAGCTGTTTGAAGATTATTATAGTCATCAGATGAAGAAATGGATGTTCAAAGAAGCAGTGCACTTGACCCTTACTTCAAGGGATGGGGGGATAGGAACTACAAGTGAGAATGGCGAAGGTCCCATTGTTCATATCAATTGCATATCAGAAAGCTCAGTTCATGACTTGGGACTGACAAGTGGTATTGAAATGGTAAGGTTATCTTTTAAAAAGCTTTCTAGTCTTAGCATGTCTGACCTTCTAGACATCTAGTACCTGTGTCTTTTGAAAGATTGAACAGCATATTTGTTTTGTTAATCCTTCAACTTGCACATTTCATTTTCACTTGCACTGTTATGGTGACAGGGCTTGCTCACTTACAATGCCTGTTAGCTTCATAAGTTTGGCAGAAGTTGCTCTATACTAATGCGtttgctttctttttattcGCTCATATTGGTTTTGCTGGATGGTTGATGGACTCTTACTTCTTTGGTAGGATAAGGATGGATAATGCCTCACTTTGAAAACAAGACGCCATGACTGATTGGCAGGTAGAAGCATGCTGGAATTTCAGGCTTTACCATACATAAGGTTTGTGAATGGTCATATGATGCTAATTTTGTTATGCATCAAAATGATGCTGAGAGCTGTCTTGTAATATTCCTGCTTGTTCTCATCTTTTTTTTAGTCCCATTTCCCCCTTTATAGTCcaatataaatacatataaatgctagatagcttatgcttcttcACTAATGTGGTTGATGTGTTGTTCTTTTGATGTGGTGttatttgagtttttgaaagcgGGTCTGCACTCAATACCATCGTCTGATGCCAACGACAAAAGGGAATAACACTCTTACCATTTCTGATTCAGCTTCACATTTGGCTTATGTGCCTTCATAGCACTAGAATAGAAATGAAGCTGctgctttctttcctttttctttttgttctgTCAGTTTTATCTCCCCATTTCCTTTTTTGGATATCTGGTATGGTAATGTTAGTGCATATACATTGTTGGTGAGACTTGGACGC includes:
- the LOC110621360 gene encoding polyadenylation and cleavage factor homolog 4, which gives rise to MDMESTRRSFDRSREPAGLKKPRLSEDQTGLNVRPFPQRPAAALPPSSSARFRATSDRDSESNDSSRGGAYQPQSQQYHELVSQYKRALAELTFNSKPIITNLTIIAGENLHAAKAIAATVCANILEVPSEQKLPSLYLLDSIVKNIGRDYIKYFAARLPEVFCKAYRQVDPPVHSSMRHLFGTWKGVFPPQSLQAIEKELGFASAVNGSSSGDATSRPDAQSRRPQHSIHVNPKYLEIQRLQQSGRAKAAANDLSVSISNSTEDTERPERAAGLGAGRSWVDPSVKMQNFQRSHRETPTEAVQQKIGTIYGDLEYSSDMSRNSDVGIGRTSGRIAEQGSEKPWYGAGNSVTETIPGQRNGFSMKHGFPNFSTSKSANVDFLQPTQGIASKSSNAMSASWKNSEEEEFMWDMHSRLSDPNAVNPSNNSRKDRWTPDDSEKLEFDDQLRKPQSAHEILSKFDRETSADSLSTEQKEQVPFGHHLSSPWRLKESHPTDGPIISGSSTVNTGQTEGYSATLGRLPMKASSSVPRMPIRPHIVGVSGSGLSAKTSLGSGQQRFQTLGAASLSGQSPMLQRPPSPSFPAHYPHLQLQNSIEQDLSHPDYKAHQLSGNLLPSNVKLSNLQKLQAEDLPTSSPSLTSQRSRQYSISQPRQVGSKQPESSGQVQRTHLNLVSKVGTPSTSGSSTPDHSTPLSAETSGQSSTSSLLAAVMNSGILSNISTVGLANKNFQDVGKNPTESSIKPPLPSGPLPQITSSGTRVASASAPLSHDVTSVTSNVSERKEEQPPLPPGPPPSSLQTSSAANKVVNPISNLLSSLVAKGLISASKSETSSPSPSQMPTQSDTQNLANSSNTSTSSLPVSSAVPDASTTDEVLLSKPDAEKPVMLSQPTSAEIKGLIGLEFKSDVIRELHPPVISSLFDDLPHRCSICGLRLKLKERLDRHLEWHTLRKPEPDDMNKVTRRWYAGSGDWVTGKAELPFGIEASVFTDELAGTMDEDVPMVSADEDQCVCVLCGELFEDYYSHQMKKWMFKEAVHLTLTSRDGGIGTTSENGEGPIVHINCISESSVHDLGLTSGIEMDKDG